One genomic region from Euzebya tangerina encodes:
- a CDS encoding YggT family protein: protein MELISVIVCPLLTIFLILLIVRVIFSWIPRPPEPLMPVEKFSRTTTEWAVEPLRKVIPPVRMGAVALDLSIIVLFLGVNILQGLICR from the coding sequence GTGGAATTGATCTCGGTGATCGTGTGTCCGCTGCTCACGATCTTCCTGATCCTGTTGATCGTCCGCGTGATCTTCAGCTGGATCCCCCGGCCACCGGAGCCTCTCATGCCGGTCGAGAAGTTCTCCCGGACCACCACCGAGTGGGCCGTCGAGCCCCTCAGAAAGGTAATTCCTCCCGTCCGAATGGGAGCGGTTGCATTGGATTTGAGCATTATTGTGTTGTTCTTGGGGGTGAACATCCTGCAGGGCCTCATCTGCAGGTGA
- the ftsZ gene encoding cell division protein FtsZ, whose translation MAAPQNYLAVIKVVGIGGGGVNAVNRMIEAGLKGVEFIAVNTDAQALLMSDADVKLDVGRELTRGLGAGSNPEVGEKAAEEHRDEIEEVLKGADMVFVTAGEGGGTGTGGAPIVADIAKGLGALTIGVVTRPFSFEGKRRAMQAEHGVDRLAAAVDTLIVIPNDRLLEVSDTETSMLEAFRLADDVLLHGVQGITDLITTPGLINTDFADVSTVMRDAGSATMGVGKARGEGRARQAAEMAISSPLLEASMDGARGVLLTIAGGSDLGLHEVNQAAAAVQDHADPEGNIIFGTVIDDSLGDEVKVTVIAAGFNDSPTAKQQQAPTQMSGQAAASVSHLRPVREAPRPDFGRTVRVESPPPLPSILEDDDDEDDVFRAPAPAAEPARPSPEPADDDLDIPSFLRR comes from the coding sequence GTGGCCGCACCCCAGAACTACCTGGCTGTCATCAAGGTGGTGGGCATCGGCGGTGGCGGTGTCAACGCCGTCAACCGGATGATCGAAGCTGGGCTCAAGGGCGTGGAGTTCATTGCGGTGAACACCGACGCCCAAGCCCTGCTCATGTCCGACGCCGACGTCAAGTTGGACGTCGGACGCGAGCTCACCCGCGGGCTCGGCGCCGGCTCGAACCCCGAGGTGGGGGAGAAGGCAGCAGAAGAGCACCGCGACGAGATCGAGGAGGTCCTCAAGGGCGCCGACATGGTCTTCGTGACCGCCGGGGAAGGGGGTGGGACCGGCACCGGAGGTGCGCCGATCGTGGCCGACATCGCCAAGGGTCTGGGTGCCCTCACCATCGGTGTGGTGACCCGGCCGTTCAGCTTCGAGGGCAAGCGGCGGGCGATGCAGGCCGAGCACGGCGTGGACCGTCTCGCGGCCGCCGTCGACACACTGATCGTCATCCCCAACGACCGTCTGCTCGAGGTCAGCGACACCGAGACCTCGATGCTGGAGGCCTTCCGACTTGCGGATGACGTCCTCCTCCACGGCGTCCAGGGCATCACCGACCTGATCACCACGCCGGGCCTGATCAACACCGACTTCGCCGACGTCTCGACCGTCATGCGTGACGCGGGCTCCGCGACGATGGGCGTCGGCAAGGCCCGTGGTGAGGGTCGTGCCCGTCAGGCGGCGGAGATGGCGATCTCCTCACCCCTCCTCGAAGCCTCGATGGACGGCGCCCGTGGTGTGCTGCTGACCATCGCTGGTGGTTCGGACCTGGGACTGCACGAGGTCAACCAGGCTGCAGCCGCCGTCCAGGATCACGCCGACCCCGAGGGCAACATCATCTTCGGGACCGTCATCGACGACTCGCTGGGTGACGAGGTCAAGGTCACCGTGATCGCGGCCGGCTTCAACGACAGCCCGACCGCGAAGCAGCAGCAGGCTCCCACGCAGATGTCCGGGCAGGCTGCCGCCAGCGTCAGTCACCTCCGCCCGGTGCGCGAGGCTCCCCGCCCCGACTTCGGTCGAACGGTCCGGGTCGAGTCGCCGCCACCGCTGCCGTCGATCCTGGAGGACGACGACGATGAGGACGACGTGTTCCGTGCGCCGGCACCGGCGGCGGAGCCGGCACGGCCAAGCCCGGAGCCGGCCGACGACGACCTCGACATCCCGTCCTTCCTCCGGCGGTAG
- a CDS encoding YggS family pyridoxal phosphate-dependent enzyme — protein MITDDITARLTDVRSRVAAAAERAGRSPSGITLVAVSKTFPDDHIRAAKQAGQLDFGESRPQALDARLEADPPLGVRWHFVGRLQRNKVDLVRGRATLIHSVDRMSLATAIAEPSAAEGRVQRVLIQVNISDDPAKGGFSPEETHHAVAAVREMPGISVQGLMTIPALDADPDQAFSRMRSLRDDLRRNFPEVLHLSMGMSADFESAIRNGATLIRVGTALFGPREE, from the coding sequence GTGATCACGGACGACATCACCGCCCGGCTGACCGACGTCCGGTCGCGGGTCGCCGCCGCCGCCGAGCGCGCCGGACGTTCCCCCAGCGGGATCACACTGGTGGCGGTCTCCAAGACCTTTCCCGATGACCACATCCGGGCGGCGAAGCAGGCCGGACAGCTGGACTTCGGCGAGAGCCGTCCGCAGGCACTCGACGCCAGACTCGAGGCCGATCCGCCTCTGGGTGTGCGCTGGCACTTCGTGGGTCGCTTGCAGCGCAACAAGGTCGACCTCGTGCGCGGCCGTGCCACCCTGATCCACTCCGTGGACCGCATGTCGCTGGCGACGGCCATCGCCGAACCGAGTGCCGCCGAGGGTCGGGTCCAACGGGTGCTGATCCAGGTCAACATCTCAGACGACCCGGCCAAGGGCGGGTTCAGCCCGGAGGAGACCCATCACGCCGTCGCCGCCGTCCGCGAGATGCCAGGCATCAGCGTGCAGGGCCTGATGACCATCCCCGCGCTGGACGCCGACCCGGATCAGGCCTTCAGTCGGATGCGGTCGCTGCGCGACGACCTCCGACGGAACTTCCCGGAGGTCCTCCACCTCTCCATGGGCATGTCAGCGGACTTCGAGTCCGCGATCCGTAACGGAGCCACGCTGATTCGTGTCGGGACGGCGCTGTTCGGTCCCCGGGAGGAGTAG
- a CDS encoding cell division protein SepF, with amino-acid sequence MANDLLKKTLHFLGIVEQYDDDYGDLPPSATAPQTPAAAASRPEPSNVRRIPTADDGGVPAGPAATPPPAQPSGTVNVIGATGSTAADTPREPEPSGPSIVDHVHVTSPTAFNDVEEVGEQFRHGVPVLMNLQGASEGVAKRLLDFASGLIFGLDGGIERAGDRVFLLIPADTDVAVTEMDRLRERGLVQ; translated from the coding sequence ATGGCCAATGACCTGTTGAAGAAGACACTGCACTTCCTCGGCATCGTCGAGCAGTACGACGACGACTACGGGGATCTGCCTCCGTCGGCCACAGCTCCGCAGACACCCGCTGCGGCTGCCTCACGACCGGAGCCGTCCAACGTCCGCCGGATCCCCACCGCGGATGACGGTGGCGTGCCGGCAGGCCCGGCAGCCACGCCGCCGCCCGCCCAGCCGTCCGGAACCGTCAACGTCATCGGCGCGACGGGCTCGACCGCGGCGGACACACCACGCGAGCCGGAGCCGTCCGGCCCGAGCATCGTCGATCACGTCCACGTGACCAGCCCCACGGCGTTCAACGACGTCGAGGAGGTTGGCGAGCAGTTCCGCCACGGCGTGCCGGTGCTGATGAACCTCCAGGGCGCGAGCGAGGGGGTCGCCAAGCGGCTGCTCGACTTCGCCTCCGGCCTCATCTTCGGGCTTGACGGCGGCATCGAACGTGCTGGTGACCGCGTGTTCCTGCTGATCCCCGCCGACACCGACGTGGCGGTCACGGAGATGGACCGGCTGCGGGAACGCGGCCTGGTGCAGTAG
- the murC gene encoding UDP-N-acetylmuramate--L-alanine ligase, producing the protein MRVVERYADASTVRVSPESRVHFIGIGGAGMAPLAQISAERGMTVSGSDVRAGGAAERLRDLGAVVHVGHDRGNIGPADLVVVSNAVPADNPEWQAAEQDGVPIILRADYLELLMAGRTRVLISGTHGKTTTTSMVTVALQAAGLDPSYAIGGSLGEGRPGAHHGTGEVFVAEADEAFRSFLRLTPDIAIITNLEMDHHDVYDDLVAYRDAFVAFLDRRPPGAPALVCADDPGTRDLLRDVQVPVHSYGTRADAGIPIRDIRPTPDGGSRFTVTDIDGTVVPMAVAVPGRHNVLNAAAAMVAGRLAGGDVGAMTDGLASFTGALRRYQRIGEAAGISIVDDYGHHPTELAATLQAGRQANPDGRVVAVFQPHRYTRTQAMGTELGTALGAADVVIVTEIYAASEPPIPGVDAHLVADAVRAVGTDVRYATTLDQALTQLEEELAPGDLLLTMGAGDITTLGPRVLASLSARPDAGPDA; encoded by the coding sequence GTGAGGGTGGTGGAGCGGTACGCCGACGCGAGCACCGTCCGGGTGTCACCGGAGTCGCGGGTGCACTTCATCGGCATCGGTGGCGCGGGGATGGCGCCGTTGGCGCAGATCTCGGCGGAGCGTGGCATGACCGTCAGCGGCAGCGACGTCCGGGCGGGCGGCGCGGCCGAGCGACTGCGGGATCTCGGTGCCGTCGTCCACGTCGGCCACGACCGGGGCAACATCGGCCCCGCCGACCTGGTCGTCGTCTCCAACGCCGTGCCGGCGGACAACCCCGAGTGGCAGGCGGCCGAGCAGGACGGCGTGCCGATCATCCTGCGGGCGGATTACCTCGAGTTGCTGATGGCGGGCCGGACCCGGGTGCTGATCAGCGGGACCCACGGCAAGACGACCACCACCTCGATGGTCACGGTGGCCTTGCAGGCCGCCGGTCTTGATCCCTCCTACGCCATCGGTGGTTCGTTGGGGGAGGGGCGCCCCGGCGCGCACCACGGCACCGGCGAGGTGTTCGTCGCGGAGGCCGACGAGGCGTTCAGGTCCTTTCTCCGTCTGACGCCCGACATCGCCATCATCACGAACCTGGAGATGGACCATCACGACGTCTACGACGATCTCGTGGCGTACCGGGACGCGTTCGTGGCCTTCCTCGACCGGCGACCGCCGGGAGCACCCGCACTGGTCTGCGCCGACGACCCTGGAACCCGAGATCTGCTGCGCGACGTGCAGGTCCCGGTGCACAGCTACGGGACCAGGGCGGACGCCGGCATCCCGATCCGCGACATCAGGCCCACGCCGGACGGCGGCTCCCGCTTCACCGTGACCGACATCGACGGCACCGTCGTGCCGATGGCCGTTGCCGTTCCCGGGCGGCACAACGTGCTGAACGCGGCCGCGGCCATGGTGGCCGGACGGCTGGCCGGCGGTGACGTGGGCGCCATGACCGACGGTCTGGCCTCCTTCACCGGGGCGCTCCGTCGCTATCAGCGGATCGGAGAGGCGGCTGGGATCAGCATCGTCGACGACTACGGGCACCACCCGACGGAGCTCGCCGCCACGCTCCAGGCCGGTCGACAGGCCAATCCGGACGGCCGCGTCGTCGCGGTCTTCCAGCCCCACCGGTACACCCGGACGCAGGCCATGGGCACGGAGTTGGGGACCGCGCTGGGGGCCGCTGACGTCGTGATCGTCACCGAGATCTACGCCGCCAGCGAGCCGCCGATCCCCGGGGTCGACGCCCACCTCGTGGCCGACGCGGTCCGCGCAGTGGGCACCGATGTGCGGTACGCCACGACCCTCGACCAGGCGCTCACACAGCTCGAGGAGGAGCTGGCGCCCGGGGATCTTCTACTGACCATGGGGGCCGGTGACATCACCACGCTGGGCCCACGCGTGCTGGCGTCGCTGTCAGCTCGTCCCGATGCAGGGCCCGACGCATGA
- a CDS encoding DivIVA domain-containing protein → MSLSPEDIERQEFETEFRGYHRDDVNSFLDRVVDTIEELKRDNEALQRRLEDADRHARDAITLAEDRVAEAQQRMAAAEAHASTRISRVESAAGEALEAEKLLKRTLITAQRTADATVQEAKAVAERALDEARTKARDIEATARVEASAITDPARADAQKLRTDARREATAMVDKAREDAEATRSTAAATATETVDAARREAERLVLAARDEAERTVTAAQDEAARTMEQVRLDAERSAREQQDELDQRRRAEEEIAGQIVAAAQTEAADLVAAARAEVDQIRQTAEAEAAAIENHASEQAAAMLARAGEEVDHERQLVAQEMTNLTENARAEAQRTIDDARSVAAQAVEDARLQAEFMVVDAEEQVRRARAEADDYVTTVTVEADHYAAETRSNADSYAAEITGPADAYASDTRTGADEYADRVRTEADEYATVTRGQADDHAAAQVIEADEYRRITESAADDYAARVRAEAETHRDALVAEVEDETTRLRVEAQQMLQDAAHDARQRLEVADQHATAAETQATAALDEALAAARQLTERRERFATVLRDALTEQLSILNAAAATSHPPADLMQSLDSAASIRAGFSGRNLSVVPSPDEAAGSGTGDRAAGPASRETPEDDDEPAGSPANDIDLIELRHGEM, encoded by the coding sequence ATGAGCCTGTCACCGGAGGATATCGAGCGACAGGAATTTGAGACCGAGTTCCGCGGCTACCACCGTGATGATGTGAACTCGTTCCTCGATCGTGTCGTGGACACCATCGAAGAGCTCAAGCGCGACAACGAGGCACTGCAGCGACGCTTGGAAGATGCGGACCGGCACGCCCGGGATGCCATAACACTCGCCGAGGACCGGGTTGCCGAGGCGCAGCAGCGAATGGCTGCCGCCGAAGCGCATGCATCGACGCGCATCTCACGGGTCGAGTCGGCGGCGGGTGAGGCCCTCGAAGCCGAGAAGCTGCTCAAGCGGACCCTGATCACAGCTCAGCGGACGGCCGACGCGACGGTGCAGGAGGCCAAGGCGGTCGCCGAGCGCGCCCTGGACGAGGCCCGCACGAAGGCCAGGGACATCGAGGCCACGGCCCGAGTCGAAGCCAGCGCCATCACCGACCCCGCGCGCGCGGACGCGCAGAAGTTGCGCACCGACGCACGCCGCGAGGCGACCGCGATGGTCGACAAGGCTCGGGAGGACGCGGAAGCAACCCGGAGCACGGCCGCCGCCACGGCCACCGAGACCGTCGACGCAGCCCGGCGCGAGGCAGAGCGACTGGTCCTGGCGGCGCGGGACGAGGCAGAGCGGACCGTCACGGCCGCGCAAGACGAAGCCGCGCGGACCATGGAGCAGGTCCGGCTGGACGCCGAGCGGTCCGCACGGGAGCAGCAGGACGAGCTGGACCAGCGTCGCCGGGCCGAGGAAGAGATCGCCGGCCAGATCGTCGCCGCCGCACAGACCGAGGCGGCCGACCTCGTCGCGGCCGCGCGTGCGGAGGTCGACCAGATCCGTCAGACCGCCGAGGCCGAGGCGGCGGCCATCGAGAACCACGCATCCGAGCAGGCTGCCGCGATGCTGGCCCGGGCGGGCGAAGAGGTGGACCACGAACGCCAGCTGGTCGCCCAGGAGATGACCAACCTCACCGAGAACGCGCGGGCGGAGGCGCAGCGCACCATCGATGACGCACGATCGGTCGCGGCACAGGCCGTCGAAGACGCCCGGCTTCAGGCGGAGTTCATGGTGGTCGACGCCGAGGAGCAGGTCCGGCGGGCCCGGGCCGAAGCCGACGACTACGTCACCACGGTCACGGTCGAGGCGGACCACTACGCGGCAGAGACCCGCTCGAACGCCGACTCCTATGCGGCCGAGATCACCGGCCCTGCCGACGCCTACGCCAGTGACACGCGCACGGGCGCAGACGAGTACGCCGATCGCGTCCGGACCGAAGCCGATGAGTATGCAACGGTGACCCGTGGCCAGGCTGATGACCACGCGGCGGCGCAGGTCATCGAGGCCGACGAGTACCGCCGGATCACCGAGTCGGCGGCCGACGACTACGCCGCCCGGGTGAGGGCCGAAGCGGAGACACACCGTGACGCGCTCGTCGCCGAAGTCGAGGACGAGACCACCCGGCTTCGCGTCGAGGCGCAGCAGATGTTGCAGGACGCCGCGCACGACGCCCGGCAACGGCTCGAGGTGGCGGACCAACACGCGACCGCGGCCGAGACACAGGCAACTGCGGCGCTCGACGAGGCGTTGGCGGCTGCCCGACAGCTGACCGAGCGGCGCGAGCGGTTCGCCACTGTGCTGCGGGATGCTCTCACTGAGCAGCTCTCCATCCTCAACGCGGCCGCCGCGACCTCCCACCCGCCAGCGGACCTGATGCAGTCGCTGGATTCGGCTGCGTCCATCCGGGCCGGCTTCAGCGGTCGGAACCTGTCCGTGGTCCCCAGTCCCGACGAGGCGGCCGGTTCGGGGACCGGCGATCGGGCTGCCGGCCCCGCATCGCGGGAGACGCCGGAAGACGACGACGAGCCTGCCGGTTCGCCGGCGAATGACATCGACCTGATCGAGCTCCGACACGGAGAGATGTAA
- a CDS encoding eCIS core domain-containing protein, with amino-acid sequence MPGSTSGGGSPLLPRRRTIGASPDAHVVSAAGEPRWVRDLAGWVPQPPRTPVGRIVALIWALPPTVGGLILGVLSGVRPRVEHGVLLFAGVRGAVGFGLKRGGYAATTLGHVVLTRSTAPSDHLLAHELAHTRQAERFGPLMGPLYYYLLARYGYTRHPMERAARRAGRAARREGQTPAA; translated from the coding sequence ATGCCTGGCTCCACATCGGGCGGTGGTTCGCCGCTCCTCCCCCGTCGACGCACGATCGGTGCCTCGCCCGATGCCCATGTGGTGTCGGCTGCCGGTGAACCCCGCTGGGTCCGAGACCTGGCGGGTTGGGTGCCCCAGCCACCACGGACCCCGGTGGGCCGGATCGTGGCCCTCATCTGGGCCCTCCCCCCCACCGTCGGTGGCCTGATCCTCGGCGTGCTGTCCGGCGTGCGGCCACGCGTCGAGCACGGCGTCCTGCTCTTCGCCGGCGTTCGCGGCGCTGTCGGCTTCGGTCTGAAGCGTGGTGGCTACGCCGCCACCACCCTGGGCCATGTGGTGTTGACCCGGTCGACAGCGCCGTCTGATCACCTGCTGGCCCACGAGCTTGCGCACACCCGGCAGGCAGAACGGTTCGGGCCGCTCATGGGGCCGCTGTACTACTACCTCCTGGCTCGATACGGCTACACCAGGCACCCGATGGAGCGAGCGGCCCGACGCGCGGGGCGCGCCGCCCGACGAGAGGGCCAGACCCCCGCGGCGTGA
- a CDS encoding cell division protein FtsQ/DivIB — MRPRPATARSATTPVIPPATRQRSLLSMRALRVAGLVQTPVARTAHPRIRARAEAAARVRRRREMRITLLVLGVAVAGLVSYGTTRSPLFDIHTVALRGVEPTQAAALAGVLEGTQGTNAFDLDLAAVTAAIDSLPWTSGVVVRRHLPDTLEVRVAVATPVVSAVVEDTRYLVDEAGVVVEAVAPDGRPASMSTDAAALPTVTMVQAPVVGDQVAMPSVRNAAAIAAAMPVGLRQWIVSYHAAADTAMGAATPGPRGEVDVLMRIPTAGGEALEFTAHLGRATDMDRKAAALGALIDEVRARGLTPAGLDVRIPDRPVIQT; from the coding sequence ATGCGGCCCCGGCCGGCCACTGCCAGATCGGCCACCACCCCCGTCATCCCCCCGGCGACCCGGCAGCGGTCGCTGCTGTCGATGCGGGCGCTGCGCGTCGCCGGGCTGGTCCAGACGCCGGTCGCCAGGACCGCTCATCCTAGAATCCGGGCACGGGCTGAGGCCGCAGCCCGCGTGCGCCGACGGCGGGAGATGCGCATCACGCTGCTCGTCCTCGGCGTGGCCGTTGCCGGCCTCGTCAGCTACGGCACGACTCGGTCGCCGCTGTTCGACATCCACACCGTCGCGCTGCGGGGTGTGGAGCCGACCCAGGCCGCCGCACTGGCCGGGGTCCTCGAGGGCACCCAGGGCACCAACGCGTTCGACCTCGACCTCGCGGCCGTCACGGCAGCGATCGACAGCCTGCCGTGGACGTCGGGTGTGGTCGTGCGTCGCCACCTGCCCGACACCCTGGAGGTCAGGGTGGCCGTGGCCACACCGGTCGTGTCGGCAGTGGTGGAGGACACCCGGTACCTGGTCGACGAGGCCGGAGTTGTCGTCGAGGCGGTGGCTCCGGACGGACGGCCCGCGTCGATGTCGACCGATGCTGCCGCGTTGCCCACCGTCACGATGGTGCAGGCGCCCGTGGTCGGCGACCAGGTCGCCATGCCGTCCGTCCGCAACGCCGCAGCCATCGCCGCGGCCATGCCGGTCGGGCTCCGGCAGTGGATCGTGTCCTACCACGCCGCAGCCGACACGGCGATGGGAGCGGCCACGCCCGGCCCTCGTGGAGAGGTGGACGTGCTGATGCGCATCCCGACCGCAGGCGGTGAGGCGCTGGAGTTCACGGCCCACCTCGGCCGTGCCACCGACATGGACCGCAAGGCGGCTGCGCTGGGCGCCCTCATCGACGAGGTGCGCGCCCGCGGTCTCACGCCGGCCGGACTTGACGTCCGCATCCCCGACCGTCCCGTCATCCAGACCTGA
- the murB gene encoding UDP-N-acetylmuramate dehydrogenase, with product MSTSSTGTDWIGLLETALNGETTRAAPLADRTTLKVGGSAALLARAESVDDLRAIADVCRGHAVPWLIIGRGSNMLVADEGWPGVAIVLGRGLRGVEVLTPGAAPDTPATVQLGGAEPMPVLAVALERLGLGGMAFAVAIPGTVGGAVRMNAGAHGGQMADVLVSATVLSMTDGTTRTISAEELAMTYRHTALPDDVIVLDSLVRLPLVEPEPLAADMAEMRQWRRDHQPINQPSCGSVFRNPPGDSAGRLIDALGLKGHRVGGAVISHKHANFITTEPGARAADVYAIIRHVQREVRREFDIVLNTEVVLIGDFDPEV from the coding sequence GTGAGCACCTCCTCGACCGGGACGGACTGGATCGGCCTCCTCGAGACCGCCCTGAACGGGGAGACCACCCGCGCAGCGCCGCTGGCCGACCGGACCACGCTGAAGGTCGGCGGGTCCGCTGCGCTGCTGGCCCGAGCGGAGAGCGTAGATGACCTCCGAGCGATAGCCGACGTCTGCCGCGGCCATGCGGTGCCGTGGCTCATCATCGGCCGCGGTTCCAACATGCTGGTCGCCGACGAGGGCTGGCCCGGTGTGGCCATCGTGCTGGGTCGTGGCCTGCGCGGCGTGGAGGTCCTGACCCCGGGGGCCGCGCCCGACACCCCGGCGACCGTCCAGCTCGGCGGGGCCGAACCCATGCCGGTGCTCGCCGTCGCGCTGGAACGGCTGGGACTGGGCGGCATGGCCTTCGCCGTGGCCATTCCCGGCACGGTCGGCGGTGCAGTCCGGATGAACGCCGGGGCCCACGGCGGACAGATGGCCGATGTGCTGGTCTCCGCGACCGTCCTGTCGATGACGGACGGCACCACCCGCACGATCTCCGCGGAGGAGCTGGCGATGACGTATCGGCACACCGCGCTCCCCGACGACGTCATCGTGCTCGACAGCTTGGTCCGCCTGCCGCTGGTCGAGCCGGAGCCGCTGGCCGCCGACATGGCTGAGATGCGGCAGTGGCGTCGCGACCACCAGCCGATCAACCAGCCCTCCTGCGGCAGTGTGTTCCGCAACCCTCCCGGCGACTCGGCCGGCCGACTGATCGATGCGCTGGGCTTGAAGGGCCATCGGGTCGGCGGGGCCGTGATCAGTCACAAACACGCCAACTTCATCACGACCGAACCGGGTGCACGGGCCGCTGACGTGTACGCGATCATCCGACATGTGCAGCGGGAGGTCCGACGAGAATTCGACATCGTCCTCAACACTGAGGTCGTCCTGATCGGTGATTTCGACCCGGAGGTCTAA
- the murG gene encoding undecaprenyldiphospho-muramoylpentapeptide beta-N-acetylglucosaminyltransferase → MSRTVMIAAGGTGGHVFPGLATAAALVEAHPDLTIEFVGTADRLEATLVPDAGYTLHTVPAMALSRKLSLSTFKLPAVLLRAVRQVSGILRASDVVAAIGFGGYTSVPLALAARRGKVPLIVHEQNAVPGVANKLAARAAKAVAVTFEEAMGGFGSTPTVLTGNPVRPGLIPDGDISDSDISDGDISDSDEDSEDLRTRLRALRSTGLEHFGLEPTRSTLLVFGGSQGAQRINQALTGSVGGWNAPGELQILHAAGKRTIDQTRQDWQTSGVDPDGSCGPDGLKVRCVEFIEQMHLAYAAADLVVCRAGASSIAELTALGLPSLLVPYPYATADHQTVNARAVARAGGAVMMADAEVTSARMIAAVEPLLVDDDARARMARAAADFGRPDAAADVADLVARAAQLSPRER, encoded by the coding sequence ACGTCTTCCCCGGTCTTGCGACCGCCGCTGCCCTGGTTGAGGCCCATCCGGACCTGACCATCGAGTTCGTCGGCACCGCAGACCGGTTGGAGGCGACCCTGGTCCCAGACGCGGGATACACCCTCCACACCGTCCCCGCCATGGCCCTCTCGCGGAAGCTGTCCTTGAGCACCTTCAAGCTCCCCGCCGTGCTGCTGCGGGCCGTGCGGCAGGTCAGCGGCATCCTGCGCGCCTCCGACGTGGTGGCCGCCATCGGGTTCGGTGGGTACACCTCCGTCCCCCTGGCGCTGGCCGCGCGTCGTGGCAAGGTGCCGCTGATCGTCCACGAGCAGAACGCGGTCCCGGGCGTGGCCAACAAGCTGGCGGCACGAGCGGCCAAGGCCGTCGCCGTCACCTTCGAGGAGGCGATGGGCGGGTTCGGCTCCACCCCGACCGTCCTGACGGGCAACCCCGTGCGGCCTGGCCTGATCCCGGACGGCGACATCTCGGACAGCGACATCTCGGACGGCGACATCTCGGACAGCGATGAGGACTCCGAGGACTTGCGGACGCGGCTGCGTGCCCTCCGCTCGACGGGACTGGAGCACTTCGGGTTGGAGCCCACCCGCAGCACCCTGCTGGTGTTCGGCGGCAGCCAGGGTGCACAGCGGATCAACCAGGCCCTGACCGGCAGCGTCGGAGGGTGGAACGCCCCCGGCGAACTGCAGATCCTGCACGCGGCGGGCAAGCGCACGATCGACCAGACCCGGCAGGACTGGCAGACCAGCGGCGTGGACCCGGACGGCAGTTGCGGTCCCGATGGTCTGAAGGTCCGCTGCGTCGAGTTCATCGAGCAGATGCACCTGGCCTACGCGGCGGCTGACCTCGTCGTGTGCCGCGCAGGGGCGTCCTCGATCGCCGAGCTGACCGCCCTCGGGCTGCCATCCCTGCTCGTGCCCTACCCCTACGCCACCGCTGATCACCAGACCGTGAACGCCCGCGCCGTGGCTCGTGCCGGTGGGGCCGTCATGATGGCCGACGCCGAGGTGACCTCGGCCAGGATGATCGCCGCCGTCGAGCCGCTGCTGGTCGATGACGACGCCCGTGCCCGGATGGCGCGGGCTGCCGCCGACTTCGGTCGTCCGGACGCCGCAGCCGACGTCGCGGACCTGGTTGCCCGGGCGGCGCAGCTGTCCCCACGGGAGCGGTGA
- a CDS encoding polyphenol oxidase family protein gives MTTTRSPSSPGDTLPAAPLTGELLDAVAYAFSDATTGTMSASVGVGDHTASRARLAQEVGVEAHHIAWMRQVHQDTVVEPGPVSTDPVEPPTADGLVTARPGRALGVLVADCVPVLLACEAGVAAAHSGRAGTVAGIAASVVGRLRSLPNAGTAPVTAIIGPAIGGCCYEVPESLAEEVEAAVPGTAGLTTWGTPSLDLVEGVTRQLRDTGVTDIRRAGGCTRCDGGGRWFSHRASGEVERRPAGRQAGVIVRRIVHDAAGQS, from the coding sequence ATGACCACCACACGATCACCGTCTTCCCCCGGTGACACGCTGCCAGCAGCTCCCCTGACCGGGGAGCTGCTGGACGCGGTGGCCTACGCCTTCTCCGACGCGACGACCGGCACCATGTCGGCGTCGGTCGGGGTTGGCGACCACACCGCCAGCCGCGCTCGGCTGGCGCAGGAGGTCGGAGTCGAGGCCCATCACATCGCCTGGATGCGGCAGGTCCACCAGGACACCGTGGTGGAGCCGGGGCCGGTCAGCACCGACCCGGTCGAGCCGCCCACCGCGGACGGGCTGGTCACGGCCCGGCCGGGACGGGCGCTCGGCGTCCTGGTGGCGGACTGCGTACCGGTGCTGCTCGCCTGCGAGGCCGGCGTGGCCGCGGCCCACTCGGGACGGGCGGGGACGGTTGCCGGCATCGCGGCCAGCGTGGTGGGACGGCTCCGCTCCCTGCCGAACGCAGGTACCGCACCCGTCACGGCGATCATCGGTCCCGCCATCGGCGGCTGCTGCTACGAGGTACCGGAATCGCTGGCCGAGGAAGTCGAGGCGGCGGTTCCCGGAACAGCGGGACTGACCACCTGGGGAACCCCGTCGTTGGACCTGGTCGAGGGGGTCACCCGGCAGCTCCGCGACACCGGCGTGACCGACATCCGGCGGGCGGGTGGCTGCACGCGCTGCGACGGCGGTGGCCGCTGGTTCTCCCATCGCGCCAGTGGTGAGGTGGAACGACGGCCGGCGGGCCGACAGGCCGGCGTCATCGTGCGCCGGATCGTGCACGACGCGGCAGGGCAGTCGTGA